One Flagellimonas sp. CMM7 genomic region harbors:
- the bglX gene encoding beta-glucosidase BglX has protein sequence MKANLYYLLIISLYFACFNNCVMAQEKSIEDKINSLLQQMTLEEKVGQMNQYNGFWDVTGPAPKGGNAETKYEHLKKGLVGSMLNVVGTEEVRKLQKLVVEETRLGIPLIFGYDVIHGYKTLAPIPLAEAASWDMEAIENSAKIAAQEASSVGLNWTFAPMVDISRDPRWGRVMEGGGEDTYLGAEIAKARVKGFQGDDLSKPNTLAACAKHFAAYGFAEAGKEYNTADIGTSTLYNTVLPPFKAAVDADVKTLMNGFNILNGIPVTGNKMLQRDILKEKWGFDGFVISDWSSVGEMVPHGFAEDLKHAAEIGVKAGSDMDMESSAYVLHLAENVKEGKVDENLIDDAVRRILRVKFELGLFEDPYRYCNEEREKDELYHTDHQAAVLDIALKSIVLLKNDENLLPLKKDQQKIAVIGQLADDNNSSLGSWRLGSDDNTGISVLEGLKNHSINFSYSQGPKVFEDANFLNEVKVNETDTSGMQEAVALAKESDVVLMVLGEHGFQSGEGRSRTKLDLPGLQLDLLKAVHEVNKNIVLILMNGRPLAINWEAENIPAILETWQLGSQAGNAIAETLLGKHNPSGKLPMTFPRSVGQVPIYYNHFSTGRPDPESTVFWTHYGDEKNEPLFPFGYGLSYTTFKYTDLEIDTNDQNNIKVSATVQNTGKVVGKEVVQLYVHDKVASVVRPVKELKGFQKISLAPGASQKVTFVLTNKELGFYNHDYEFVVEPGTFGVMVGTNSQEGLTDTFVLK, from the coding sequence ATGAAAGCTAACCTGTACTATCTTCTCATAATTTCACTTTACTTTGCATGCTTTAACAATTGTGTTATGGCTCAAGAAAAAAGTATAGAGGATAAAATAAATTCATTGTTACAACAGATGACCTTAGAGGAAAAAGTAGGTCAAATGAACCAATACAATGGGTTTTGGGATGTAACAGGTCCAGCTCCCAAAGGAGGTAATGCAGAAACCAAATATGAGCACCTTAAAAAAGGGCTTGTTGGTTCAATGTTGAATGTAGTAGGTACTGAAGAAGTAAGGAAATTGCAGAAACTTGTAGTTGAAGAGACCCGTTTGGGCATCCCTTTAATATTTGGATATGATGTTATACATGGATATAAAACCCTAGCCCCAATACCTTTAGCAGAAGCTGCAAGCTGGGATATGGAAGCCATTGAGAATTCTGCAAAAATAGCTGCTCAAGAAGCCTCTTCTGTAGGACTTAATTGGACTTTTGCTCCTATGGTGGATATTTCCAGAGACCCTCGTTGGGGCCGTGTTATGGAAGGTGGTGGGGAAGACACCTATTTAGGTGCAGAAATTGCCAAGGCCCGGGTTAAAGGTTTTCAAGGCGATGACCTTTCCAAGCCTAATACTCTTGCTGCCTGCGCCAAGCATTTTGCAGCCTATGGTTTTGCAGAAGCTGGTAAAGAGTATAATACCGCAGATATTGGCACTTCCACACTTTACAACACCGTGTTACCTCCATTTAAAGCTGCAGTGGATGCCGATGTTAAAACCTTAATGAATGGTTTCAATATTCTTAACGGAATTCCCGTTACCGGCAATAAAATGTTACAACGAGATATTTTGAAAGAAAAGTGGGGTTTTGATGGTTTTGTAATATCAGACTGGTCATCCGTTGGAGAAATGGTGCCTCATGGATTTGCGGAAGATTTGAAGCATGCTGCAGAAATTGGCGTCAAAGCTGGTTCTGATATGGACATGGAGTCTTCTGCATACGTATTACACCTGGCAGAAAATGTAAAAGAAGGTAAGGTGGATGAAAATTTAATAGATGATGCGGTAAGACGTATTCTAAGAGTGAAGTTTGAGTTGGGCCTTTTTGAAGATCCCTATAGGTATTGTAATGAAGAAAGAGAAAAAGATGAACTATATCATACAGATCATCAAGCTGCTGTTTTGGACATAGCACTAAAATCTATTGTACTTTTAAAAAACGACGAGAACCTTCTTCCTCTTAAAAAAGACCAGCAAAAAATAGCAGTTATTGGTCAATTGGCAGACGACAACAACAGTTCACTTGGAAGTTGGCGATTAGGCTCAGATGATAATACTGGAATTTCTGTCTTAGAAGGCCTAAAAAATCATTCCATAAACTTCTCTTATTCACAAGGACCGAAAGTATTTGAAGATGCCAATTTTTTAAACGAGGTAAAAGTAAATGAAACAGATACTTCTGGTATGCAAGAAGCCGTTGCTCTCGCCAAAGAATCCGATGTTGTTCTGATGGTTTTGGGAGAACATGGGTTCCAAAGTGGAGAGGGACGTAGTCGTACTAAACTGGATTTACCTGGTTTGCAATTAGATTTGTTGAAGGCAGTCCATGAAGTCAATAAGAATATCGTGCTAATACTAATGAATGGGCGTCCTCTGGCAATTAATTGGGAGGCAGAGAATATCCCTGCCATTTTGGAGACTTGGCAATTAGGTTCTCAAGCTGGGAATGCCATAGCCGAAACCTTACTTGGAAAGCATAACCCAAGTGGAAAACTACCAATGACCTTTCCAAGAAGCGTTGGTCAAGTACCTATTTATTATAATCATTTTAGCACAGGAAGACCCGACCCAGAATCTACAGTGTTCTGGACACATTATGGTGATGAAAAAAATGAGCCATTATTTCCTTTTGGCTATGGATTAAGTTATACCACATTCAAATACACCGATTTGGAAATTGACACAAACGATCAAAATAACATTAAGGTTTCCGCCACTGTCCAGAACACAGGAAAAGTAGTAGGAAAGGAAGTGGTACAACTTTATGTTCATGATAAAGTTGCTAGTGTAGTTAGGCCCGTGAAGGAATTGAAAGGTTTCCAAAAAATTAGTTTAGCTCCAGGAGCTTCTCAGAAAGTGACATTTGTTTTGACTAATAAAGAACTTGGTTTTTATAATCATGATTACGAGTTTGTGGTTGAACCGGGAACGTTTGGAGTTATGGTGGGAACAAACTCACAAGAGGGTTTAACCGACACATTTGTTTTAAAATAA
- a CDS encoding GDSL-type esterase/lipase family protein yields MIRYLLLLFLSVLTINAQESLPFANEVKEVQQKTDSIWDASKNTIVFTGSSSIRLWKDLQKRFPEHQILNTGFGGSQSSDLEHYLNELILNYTPTKVFIYEGDNDISAKRKPKAIIGTIERILKDLHQKRPEMEIVLISAKPSISRWHLKGRYKRLNKQLSKLASNSDGVQFADVWNIMLNKRKLKTDLFIADGLHMNVKGYDLWYEVIKNYMNKTNP; encoded by the coding sequence ATGATAAGGTATTTATTGCTTCTCTTTTTATCGGTATTGACTATAAACGCTCAAGAAAGTTTACCATTTGCCAATGAGGTGAAAGAAGTGCAACAAAAGACAGATTCTATTTGGGACGCTTCAAAAAACACCATTGTTTTTACAGGTAGTTCCAGTATTCGTCTTTGGAAAGATTTGCAGAAAAGATTTCCCGAACACCAAATTCTTAATACTGGTTTTGGAGGATCTCAATCTTCTGATTTAGAACATTATCTAAATGAATTGATTCTTAACTATACTCCAACCAAGGTCTTCATTTATGAAGGAGACAATGATATAAGTGCAAAAAGAAAACCGAAAGCTATTATTGGTACAATAGAGCGAATTTTGAAAGATCTACACCAAAAAAGACCAGAAATGGAAATAGTTCTTATCTCTGCAAAACCAAGTATTTCCAGATGGCATTTAAAGGGTAGGTACAAACGTTTAAACAAACAACTATCCAAATTGGCTTCAAACAGTGATGGTGTCCAATTTGCCGATGTATGGAATATCATGCTAAACAAAAGAAAACTAAAAACAGATCTTTTTATAGCGGACGGACTCCATATGAACGTCAAAGGGTATGATCTCTGGTATGAGGTCATTAAAAATTATATGAACAAAACCAATCCTTAA
- the mazG gene encoding nucleoside triphosphate pyrophosphohydrolase — protein MNERAEQLKAIDRLLNIMDELRTQCPWDKKQTMESLRHLTIEETYELGDAILEKDLEEVKKELGDLLLHIVFYAKIGSETKDFDIADVANGICEKLINRHPHIYGDVKVENEEEVKQNWENIKLKEGKKSVLEGVPNSLPSMVKANRIQEKVAGVGFDWEHPEQVFEKVKEELSELEVEIKQGNPDRLESEFGDVLFSMINYARFLNVNPENALERTNKKFIKRFQYLESKAKQAGKSLKDMTLAEMDIFWEEAKKI, from the coding sequence ATGAATGAAAGAGCTGAGCAGCTAAAGGCTATTGATAGACTGCTGAACATAATGGATGAGTTGCGTACACAATGTCCATGGGATAAAAAACAAACTATGGAATCCCTTAGGCATTTGACTATAGAAGAAACGTATGAGTTGGGAGATGCGATTTTAGAAAAAGATTTGGAAGAGGTTAAGAAGGAGCTCGGAGATTTGTTGTTGCATATTGTTTTCTATGCCAAAATTGGCTCAGAAACCAAAGATTTTGATATTGCAGATGTAGCTAATGGTATTTGCGAAAAACTAATCAACAGACATCCTCATATTTACGGAGATGTAAAGGTTGAAAATGAAGAGGAAGTAAAACAAAATTGGGAAAACATCAAACTTAAAGAAGGGAAAAAAAGTGTGTTGGAAGGGGTTCCCAATAGCTTGCCTTCAATGGTGAAGGCAAATAGGATTCAAGAGAAAGTTGCCGGTGTGGGGTTTGATTGGGAGCATCCAGAGCAGGTTTTTGAAAAGGTAAAAGAAGAACTCTCAGAATTGGAGGTAGAAATCAAACAAGGAAATCCGGACAGATTAGAGTCTGAGTTTGGAGATGTACTTTTTTCCATGATCAATTACGCACGGTTTTTGAACGTAAATCCGGAAAATGCTTTGGAAAGAACCAATAAAAAATTTATCAAAAGATTTCAGTATTTAGAAAGCAAAGCCAAACAAGCCGGAAAATCTTTAAAAGACATGACTTTGGCAGAAATGGATATTTTTTGGGAGGAAGCCAAAAAAATATAA
- a CDS encoding DUF5606 domain-containing protein — MVLDKILSIGGKPGLFKLLTQTRSGFVGESLLDGKRVTVGIRSNVSVLSEIAIYTLEEEVPLREVFQKIKEKEGGKKTSISHKVEKIQLEEYFFEILPNYDEDRVYTSDIKKIIQWYNILTENKINDFSDSDDEEVLVSSDEEE; from the coding sequence ATGGTACTGGACAAGATTTTATCAATCGGTGGTAAACCTGGACTTTTTAAGTTGTTGACCCAAACAAGGAGCGGTTTTGTTGGAGAATCTCTATTGGATGGAAAGCGTGTGACCGTTGGTATCAGAAGCAATGTAAGTGTGTTGTCTGAAATAGCCATTTACACTCTAGAAGAAGAAGTGCCGCTTAGAGAGGTCTTTCAAAAGATAAAAGAAAAAGAAGGTGGTAAAAAAACCAGCATTAGCCACAAGGTCGAAAAAATACAACTAGAGGAATACTTCTTTGAAATTCTACCCAATTATGATGAGGATAGAGTATATACCAGTGACATAAAGAAAATTATTCAATGGTATAATATTCTAACGGAAAATAAAATCAATGATTTTTCCGATTCAGATGATGAAGAGGTTTTGGTTTCCTCTGATGAGGAAGAATAG
- a CDS encoding family 20 glycosylhydrolase: protein MLSRTVLIFTAILTMAACQTKKKEINFPKTDLSNTALIPKPLKTVSTNSAFGLSKNTVIYTSSTDSKFEQVGQFLSEKVKLKTNLDIAINTSNSENPVDRFIYINQSDSVALKTPESYQLYIKKDSIFLNAKTASGAFRGIQTLRQLIPEKSNDTLTDHPLWLIPTGKIFDEPKFEYRGAMLDVARHFFTVDEVKKYMDILAYYKYNVLHLHLSDDQGWRIEIKSWPKLTQIGGATEVGGGTGGYYTQDDYTELVEYAAQRHITIIPEIDMPGHTNAATLSYPFLNGNGKKVKSYTGTRVGFSTFDARKDTVYSFLDDVIREVASLSPGPYFHVGGDESHVTKKRDYIHFVEKVEKIVQKHGKQMMGWNEIAQGNISASTVTQLWNEPHNALKAAKNGSKIVLSPGEKTYLDMKYDSLSKFGLDWAGLIPVDVAYKWNPETYVEGLSIESILGIEAPLWSETISNSEELEYLAFPRAIGYAELGWSTSENCNWEDYKARLTKQVPFLNRMNVNYYPTDLVDWE, encoded by the coding sequence ATGTTATCTAGAACAGTGTTGATTTTTACCGCCATTCTCACCATGGCGGCCTGTCAAACCAAAAAAAAGGAAATTAATTTTCCAAAAACTGACCTTTCAAACACTGCTTTAATCCCAAAGCCGCTAAAAACAGTTTCAACAAACAGTGCATTTGGTTTATCTAAAAACACGGTCATTTACACGTCAAGTACAGATTCTAAATTTGAACAGGTCGGCCAATTTCTCTCAGAAAAAGTAAAATTGAAAACAAATTTGGATATTGCAATCAATACCAGCAATAGTGAAAACCCTGTAGACAGATTTATATACATCAACCAATCTGACAGCGTTGCACTAAAAACTCCAGAATCCTATCAATTATACATCAAAAAAGATTCTATTTTTTTGAATGCAAAAACTGCATCAGGTGCATTTAGAGGAATACAGACCTTAAGACAGCTTATTCCAGAAAAAAGCAACGACACCTTAACAGACCACCCGTTATGGTTGATTCCGACAGGGAAAATATTCGACGAACCAAAATTTGAATATAGAGGAGCCATGTTAGACGTTGCCAGACATTTTTTTACTGTTGATGAGGTGAAAAAGTATATGGATATACTCGCATATTACAAATACAACGTTTTGCATCTTCACCTTTCTGATGATCAAGGGTGGCGTATTGAAATAAAATCCTGGCCTAAGCTTACCCAAATTGGCGGTGCAACTGAAGTTGGTGGAGGCACTGGAGGTTATTACACACAAGATGACTATACGGAACTAGTGGAATATGCTGCCCAAAGACATATTACCATTATCCCCGAAATAGATATGCCCGGACATACCAATGCAGCTACTTTAAGCTACCCTTTTTTAAACGGAAATGGTAAAAAAGTAAAATCATATACAGGTACTCGCGTAGGTTTTAGCACTTTTGATGCAAGAAAAGATACGGTCTATTCATTTTTAGATGATGTTATTAGAGAGGTTGCCTCCCTATCTCCAGGACCTTATTTTCATGTTGGCGGTGATGAGAGCCATGTGACCAAAAAAAGAGATTACATCCATTTTGTAGAAAAGGTTGAAAAGATTGTCCAAAAACATGGTAAACAAATGATGGGCTGGAATGAGATTGCCCAAGGCAACATAAGCGCATCAACCGTTACACAACTATGGAATGAACCTCACAATGCTCTAAAAGCAGCCAAAAATGGTTCTAAAATAGTGTTGTCCCCTGGAGAAAAGACTTATTTGGACATGAAGTATGACTCATTATCCAAGTTTGGGTTAGATTGGGCAGGACTCATTCCTGTTGATGTTGCCTATAAATGGAATCCCGAAACATACGTTGAAGGCTTATCCATTGAGAGCATTTTAGGTATTGAAGCCCCTCTTTGGTCAGAAACTATTTCCAACAGTGAGGAACTGGAATATTTAGCCTTTCCAAGAGCAATTGGTTATGCTGAACTAGGTTGGTCAACTTCAGAAAATTGTAACTGGGAAGACTATAAAGCACGTCTTACCAAACAGGTTCCTTTTTTAAATCGAATGAATGTAAATTATTATCCGACCGATTTGGTGGATTGGGAATAG
- a CDS encoding glycosyltransferase family 2 protein: MTGLSTPKQKLSALIITYNEMGYIEKCIDSISFADEIIVVDSFSTDGTYEYLQKHPKVKVIQNPFENFTAQKSYTLKQATNDWILFVDADEIVSDELQKEISKTINNPDACEAYWFYRKFMFQNTPLNFSGWQTDKNHRLFRKSKAQFTDKKIVHETLEVDGNSCILNEKLTHYCYKNYEDYKGKMLRYGQLKAKEAFYKEKHFNYISMTIKPIWKFFNHYVLRLGFLDGKKGITISYLNALGVLERYRELKKLEKKNELTYYLVMP, encoded by the coding sequence ATGACTGGATTGAGCACCCCAAAGCAAAAATTATCCGCGTTGATCATAACTTACAATGAGATGGGTTACATTGAAAAATGTATAGATTCCATATCATTTGCAGATGAAATCATCGTTGTTGATTCCTTCAGTACTGACGGCACTTACGAATACCTACAAAAGCACCCTAAGGTCAAAGTAATTCAAAATCCGTTTGAAAACTTTACGGCGCAAAAATCATATACCCTTAAACAAGCCACAAATGATTGGATACTGTTTGTAGATGCTGATGAAATTGTTAGTGATGAACTTCAAAAAGAAATATCCAAAACAATAAACAATCCCGATGCTTGTGAAGCATATTGGTTCTATCGTAAGTTCATGTTTCAAAATACTCCACTAAATTTTAGTGGTTGGCAGACAGATAAAAACCATAGGTTGTTTAGAAAAAGTAAAGCTCAATTTACAGATAAAAAGATTGTGCATGAAACTTTGGAAGTTGACGGAAACTCCTGTATTCTCAATGAAAAGCTTACTCATTATTGCTACAAAAATTATGAAGATTACAAAGGTAAAATGCTTCGTTACGGTCAATTAAAGGCGAAAGAGGCTTTTTATAAGGAAAAGCACTTCAACTATATCTCCATGACAATAAAACCCATTTGGAAATTCTTCAATCATTATGTCTTGAGATTAGGCTTTCTGGATGGCAAAAAAGGTATAACGATTTCATATCTAAATGCTCTAGGCGTCTTGGAAAGATATAGAGAGTTGAAAAAATTGGAAAAGAAAAATGAGCTTACCTATTACTTGGTAATGCCATAG
- a CDS encoding 2,3,4,5-tetrahydropyridine-2,6-dicarboxylate N-succinyltransferase, with product MTQLRALIENAWDNRDLLKEEETQNAIREVINLIDLGKLRCAEPKEDDWQINEWVKKAVVLYFPIQKMEVLEAGIFEYHDKIPLKRGYQEKGVRVVPHAVARHGAYISQGTILMPSYVNIGAYVDEGTMVDTWATVGSCAQIGKNVHLSGGVGIGGVLEPLQAAPVIIEDNAFIGSRCIVVEGVRVEKEAVLGANVVLTASTKIIDVTAEEPIELKGRVPARSVVIPGSYTKKFAAGEFQVPCALIIGKRKESTNKKTSLNNALREHDVAV from the coding sequence ATGACACAGCTAAGAGCACTTATAGAAAATGCTTGGGATAATAGAGATTTATTAAAAGAAGAAGAAACCCAAAATGCAATTAGAGAGGTAATCAATTTAATTGATTTGGGTAAATTAAGATGTGCCGAACCCAAAGAAGACGACTGGCAAATCAACGAGTGGGTTAAAAAAGCTGTTGTACTTTATTTTCCAATTCAAAAGATGGAAGTTTTGGAAGCTGGTATTTTTGAATACCATGATAAAATTCCTTTAAAGAGGGGATACCAAGAAAAAGGCGTTCGTGTGGTTCCCCATGCTGTTGCCAGACATGGCGCTTATATTTCCCAAGGAACTATTTTAATGCCAAGCTATGTTAATATTGGTGCCTATGTAGATGAAGGTACTATGGTAGATACTTGGGCAACCGTTGGCAGTTGCGCACAAATAGGTAAAAATGTCCATTTGAGCGGTGGAGTAGGAATTGGCGGTGTTCTGGAACCCTTACAAGCCGCCCCGGTAATTATTGAAGATAATGCCTTTATTGGTTCGCGGTGCATTGTTGTGGAAGGGGTACGAGTAGAAAAAGAAGCTGTTTTAGGCGCAAATGTGGTTCTAACTGCCTCTACAAAAATTATCGATGTAACAGCAGAAGAACCAATAGAACTAAAAGGCAGGGTACCTGCAAGGTCTGTGGTTATTCCTGGAAGCTATACCAAAAAATTTGCTGCTGGTGAATTTCAAGTTCCTTGTGCTCTAATTATTGGAAAAAGAAAGGAAAGTACTAATAAAAAAACATCATTGAACAATGCGTTAAGGGAGCATGATGTAGCGGTTTAA
- a CDS encoding zinc-binding alcohol dehydrogenase, whose protein sequence is MKVKEIPISLFNHVKLSNTSKEKFLKEKKQIPVIVSLASIPSRLHIVHLTIRSLLNQDVLPEQVVLWLHEDLENNIPKKLSSLTSSMFSIKFSKYTSSHRKLVETLNILPNNVVVTCDDDMMYRKDWLSKLHEIHQKHPAEIIGNQTRCITYNNDEELLPYKEWRSGNKPCTNKDSTLPIGAGGTLYPINSLDEQVHNQELFMKLAPKADDLWFKAMGLLKGTKSIQAENSGKEPIPIWGSQKVSLKKTNITEDKNRIQWQALDDHFNFKLNKID, encoded by the coding sequence ATGAAGGTAAAAGAAATACCCATTTCTCTTTTTAACCATGTTAAATTATCAAATACCTCCAAAGAAAAGTTTCTGAAAGAAAAAAAGCAAATTCCCGTAATCGTGTCATTGGCTTCAATACCATCTAGACTGCATATAGTGCACCTTACCATCAGGAGCCTCTTAAACCAAGATGTCCTGCCAGAACAAGTAGTTCTTTGGTTACATGAAGATTTGGAAAATAACATTCCAAAAAAACTCTCAAGTTTAACCAGTTCCATGTTTTCAATTAAATTTTCAAAATACACCAGCTCACACAGAAAATTGGTAGAAACACTAAACATACTTCCAAATAATGTAGTTGTTACTTGTGATGATGATATGATGTACAGAAAAGATTGGCTATCCAAGTTGCATGAAATTCATCAAAAACATCCAGCAGAAATTATCGGAAATCAAACAAGATGTATTACGTATAACAATGATGAGGAGCTATTACCATATAAAGAATGGCGTTCTGGAAATAAGCCCTGTACAAATAAAGATAGTACATTACCTATTGGTGCTGGCGGTACCCTCTACCCTATCAATTCTCTGGATGAGCAAGTTCATAATCAAGAACTTTTTATGAAACTTGCCCCAAAAGCAGATGATTTGTGGTTCAAGGCAATGGGGCTGTTAAAAGGAACAAAATCCATACAAGCCGAAAATAGTGGAAAAGAACCTATTCCTATATGGGGGTCTCAAAAGGTATCCTTAAAAAAAACCAATATTACAGAGGATAAAAACAGAATTCAGTGGCAAGCTTTAGATGATCACTTTAACTTTAAATTGAATAAAATTGATTGA
- a CDS encoding glycosyltransferase family 2 protein — translation MNKDKKDNPKISIIVSTYNSEEWLKKVLWGFNCQIFKNFEVVIADDGSGPKTKKLLDTMSKEVFYTIVHVWQEDEGFQKSRILNKSVEACNADYIIMTDGDCIPREDFVEVHYINKEKGYFISGGYYMLPMNISKMITLEDIQKQNCFNIQWLKEKGVPKTFKNNKLTANGLISKFLNTFTPTNASWNGHNSSGWKKDILNVNGFDERMQYGGQDRELGERMFNFGLKSKQLRYSAVCVHLDHKRGYKTPESIAKNTAIRRETRNKKLVWTHYGITK, via the coding sequence ATGAACAAAGACAAAAAGGACAATCCTAAAATATCAATTATAGTAAGTACCTATAATTCTGAAGAATGGTTAAAAAAAGTACTTTGGGGCTTTAACTGTCAAATCTTCAAAAATTTTGAAGTTGTTATCGCTGATGATGGATCTGGCCCTAAAACTAAAAAACTTCTGGATACTATGTCCAAAGAAGTTTTTTATACAATAGTCCATGTTTGGCAAGAAGATGAAGGTTTTCAAAAATCGAGAATATTGAATAAATCTGTTGAAGCATGTAACGCAGATTATATTATAATGACGGATGGTGATTGTATTCCAAGAGAGGATTTTGTGGAAGTACATTACATAAACAAAGAGAAGGGGTATTTTATTTCTGGGGGATATTATATGCTTCCCATGAATATCTCAAAGATGATTACATTGGAAGATATTCAGAAACAAAACTGTTTTAATATTCAGTGGCTCAAGGAGAAAGGGGTTCCGAAGACATTTAAAAACAATAAACTTACTGCTAATGGTTTGATATCTAAGTTTTTGAATACGTTTACTCCTACCAATGCAAGTTGGAACGGCCATAACTCTTCAGGCTGGAAAAAGGATATCTTAAATGTAAACGGTTTTGATGAACGAATGCAATACGGAGGGCAGGATAGAGAATTAGGCGAGCGTATGTTCAATTTTGGTTTAAAATCAAAGCAATTAAGATACAGTGCCGTTTGTGTTCATCTTGACCATAAGAGAGGGTATAAAACGCCAGAATCGATTGCAAAAAACACTGCAATAAGAAGGGAGACAAGAAACAAAAAACTAGTTTGGACCCACTATGGCATTACCAAGTAA
- the ruvX gene encoding Holliday junction resolvase RuvX, with product MARILALDYGKVRTGIAITDELQLIASGLTTVETKDLIAFLTDYLEKEAVEKFVVGLPKQMDNTPSESEELIQAFLKKLLAKFPTIQIERQDERFTSKMAFQSMLDSGMKKKKRQNKAIVDEISATLILQAYLNRI from the coding sequence TTGGCAAGAATTTTAGCTTTGGATTATGGAAAAGTAAGAACGGGAATAGCCATTACGGACGAACTGCAATTAATTGCTTCTGGATTAACCACTGTTGAAACAAAGGATTTAATTGCTTTTCTTACTGATTACCTTGAAAAGGAAGCAGTGGAAAAATTTGTGGTTGGGCTTCCAAAACAAATGGACAATACGCCATCAGAATCCGAAGAATTGATTCAAGCTTTTCTAAAGAAGTTGTTGGCTAAGTTTCCAACAATCCAAATAGAGCGCCAAGATGAACGCTTTACTTCCAAAATGGCGTTTCAATCCATGTTGGACAGCGGAATGAAAAAGAAAAAACGACAAAACAAGGCTATTGTTGATGAAATAAGTGCTACGCTAATTTTGCAGGCATACCTTAACAGAATTTAG
- the def gene encoding peptide deformylase, whose translation MILPIVAYGEPVLRKVGKDVTTDYPKLEELITNMWETMYNAHGVGLAAPQIGLPIRLFLVDTTPFSDDEELSKEDQEALNGFKKVFINAKIEDETGSEWDFNEGCLSIPDVREDVKRKPKITISYLDEDFKPHTETYDGLLARVIQHEYDHIEGILFTDKLSSLKKRLLKSRLDKISKGKISVDYKMRFPNIKKGR comes from the coding sequence ATGATTTTACCCATAGTTGCATACGGAGAACCTGTTTTACGTAAAGTTGGAAAGGATGTTACAACGGATTACCCCAAATTGGAAGAGTTGATAACAAATATGTGGGAGACCATGTATAATGCCCATGGGGTAGGTTTAGCAGCTCCACAGATTGGATTGCCCATCCGTCTATTTTTAGTTGATACCACACCATTTTCTGATGATGAGGAATTGAGCAAAGAGGATCAAGAAGCCTTGAATGGTTTTAAAAAGGTATTCATTAATGCTAAAATTGAAGATGAAACGGGTAGCGAATGGGATTTTAATGAGGGTTGTTTAAGTATTCCAGATGTTAGGGAAGATGTAAAACGTAAACCGAAAATCACCATAAGTTATCTAGACGAAGATTTTAAACCACATACCGAAACGTACGATGGTCTTTTGGCAAGAGTCATTCAGCATGAGTACGACCATATTGAGGGAATTCTTTTTACCGACAAGCTTTCTTCGTTAAAAAAAAGACTTTTAAAAAGCAGATTGGACAAAATTTCCAAAGGTAAAATTAGTGTGGATTACAAAATGCGATTCCCTAATATCAAAAAAGGACGTTAA